One stretch of Arachis hypogaea cultivar Tifrunner chromosome 20, arahy.Tifrunner.gnm2.J5K5, whole genome shotgun sequence DNA includes these proteins:
- the LOC112782314 gene encoding pleckstrin homology domain-containing protein 1 codes for MANLWRAAVGLATNPATADHDAIEFWSNPERTGWLTKQGEYIKTWRRRWFVLKQGKLFWFKDSTVTRASKPRGVITVASCLTVKGAEDALNKPCAFELSTRYDTMYFIADSKKEKEDWINSIGRSIVQHSRSVTEDEIVDYDKR; via the coding sequence ATGGCCAACCTGTGGCGCGCCGCGGTTGGCCTCGCAACCAATCCGGCAACGGCGGACCACGATGCCATCGAGTTCTGGTCGAACCCTGAGCGAACCGGCTGGCTAACAAAGCAGGGAGAGTACATCAAAACGTGGCGCCGTCGCTGGTTCGTCCTCAAGCAAGGGAAGCTTTTCTGGTTCAAGGACTCAACCGTCACGCGTGCATCAAAGCCACGCGGCGTCATTACCGTCGCGTCTTGCCTTACCGTTAAGGGCGCGGAGGATGCGCTCAACAAGCCTTGTGCATTCGAGCTATCCACGCGCTACGACACGATGTACTTCATCGCCGAttcgaagaaggagaaggaggattGGATCAACTCTATTGGTCGCTCCATTGTTCAACATTCTAGATCCGTCACTGAGGATGAGATCGTCGATTACGACAAGCGATGA
- the LOC140173168 gene encoding probable LRR receptor-like serine/threonine-protein kinase At3g47570: MINCSSLQVIILLYNNLTVKFPSWLSSMEQLTQLGLVANDFVGNIRPSLKNFSSLHKLSLSQNHLEGSITPALGRKKSKKLSFSPSLKHRYLKVSYGELHQATNGFSSSNLVDTGSSGSVYRETLVYFERPVAVKVLNLQTGGASKSFMAECKALGIIKHRNLLSLLASCSSVNYKENDFKAIVFEFMSNRSLKTLLYNTIEDSESTNLSLNLMQRVNIALDIAFALDYIHNDSGVVIHCDIKPSNMLLDDDIVARLGDFGLARLISRGQKLFYQ, from the exons ATGATAAATTGTTCAAGCCTTCAGGTGATTATATTGCTATACAATAATTTAACTGTCAAATTTCCTTCATGGCTTAGTTCTATGGAACAACTCACTCAATTGGGACTTGTAGCCAATGATTTTGTCGGCAATATCCGGCCttctttgaaaaatttttcaTCACTTCACAAGTTGTCACTTTCACAAAATCATTTGGAAGGAAGCATAACTCCAGCTTTAGGAAG GAAGAAGTCCAAGAAGTTATCTTTTTCACCATCACTAAAACATAGATACTTAAAGGTTTCCTATGGAGAGCTACATCAAGCAACAAATGGATTTTCTTCATCCAATTTAGTTGACACGGGAAGCTCTGGCTCTGTGTATAGAGAAACCCTTGTCTATTTTGAGAGACCTGTTGCTGTGAAAGTGTTGAATCTTCAAACAGGTGGGGCATCGAAGAGTTTCATGGCCGAATGTAAAGCTCTAGGAATAATTAAACACAGAAACCTTCTTAGCCTATTGGCTTCTTGTTCAAGTGTTAACTACAAAGAGAATGATTTTAAGGCCATAGTGTTTGAGTTCATGTCTAATAGGAGCCTAAAAACTTTGTTGTACAACACTATTGAAGATAGCGAGTCCACAAATCTGAGTCTGAACCTTATGCAAAGGGTAAATATTGCTCTTGATATAGCTTTTGCATTGGATTATATTCACAATGATTCAGGAGTTGTAATTCATTGTGATATTAAGCCTAGCAATATGCTTCTTGATGATGATATTGTTGCCCGCTTGGGAGACTTTGGTCTAGCTAGACTTATTTCAAGGGGACAGAAGCTATTCTACCAGTAA